A window from Drosophila subobscura isolate 14011-0131.10 chromosome O, UCBerk_Dsub_1.0, whole genome shotgun sequence encodes these proteins:
- the LOC117898871 gene encoding uncharacterized protein LOC117898871 isoform X2: MMQHSALILSTILIVSCGAALACNGKIIASGISAEERSIILQEHNRLRQLVATGRYPGQPGAENMREIVWDEELAARAQKWADNCQFRHDPHRTINRFTMGQNLAIIWSTAPLDADDGDFPSRIQSWFNEVQKYSFGDAWSPKTGHYSQLVWGETSLVGCGYAEYKDASKYNKLYVCNYGPGGNVVGFNPYEVGKPACSTYGMKPSSKYQGLCAAPGASPAISNSVYGGNTIETYEYSSGNSNTHKHNNNQPTNNINKNQPNYNHNRFYNNPKHPSSSPPHPLSHNNPQAAAPAPAAAAAATSGGSSFGSATRGGSHAYTTEANQRRQPEPSAYQSGRYKHKLEAYRPSAAEFEKSVHKHTILRTYIEQNQQQAEAAEAQAQAAAAAAAQAEEQTASTRKPSRGWSLLTWRG, from the exons atgatGCAGCACAGTGCTTTGATTCTGTCCACCATCCTGATCGTCTCCTGTGGAGCGGCACTCGCCTGCAATGGAAAGATAATTG CATCGGGCATCAGCGCGGAAGAGCGATCCATCATCTTGCAGGAACACAATCGCCTGAGGCAGCTGGTGGCCACCGGCCGCTACCCCGGCCAGCCAGGAGCGGAGAACATGCGCGAGATCGTCTGGGACGAGGAGCTGGCGGCACGCGCCCAAAAGTGGGCGGACAACTGCCAGTTCCGGCACGATCCGCATCGCACAATAA ATCGCTTTACCATGGGCCAGAATCTGGCTATCATTTGGAGCACAGCGCCGCTGGATGCTGACGACGGTGACTTTCCCTCGCGCATCCAGAGCTGGTTCAACGAGGTGCAAAAGTATTCCTTCGGCGATGCCTGGTCCCCCAAGACGGGCCACTACTCGCAGCTGGTCTGGGGCGAGACGAGCCTCGTGGGCTGCGGCTACGCGGAGTACAAGGATGCCAGCAAGTACAACAAGCTCTACGTGTGCAACTATGGGCCAGG CGGCAACGTGGTGGGCTTCAATCCCTATGAGGTGGGCAAGCCCGCCTGCTCCACCTACGGCATGAAGCCCTCGTCCAAGTACCAGGGTCTGTGTGCCGCTCCGGGAGCATCGCCGGCGATCAGCAACAGCGTCTACGGAGGCAACACCATTGAAACGTATGAGtacagcagtggcaacagcaacacccacaaacacaataacaATCAGCCGACTAACAACATTAACAAGAACcaac ccaACTACAATCACAATCGATTCTACAATAATCCCAAACACCCATCCTCCTCTCCACCCCATCCCCTGTCCCACAACAACCCACAGGCAGCggcgccagcaccagcagcagcagcagcagcgacgtcCGGCGGCAGCTCGTTTGGCAGCGCAACGCGCGGCGGCAGCCACGCCTACACAACTGAGGCCAATCAGCGGAGGCAGCCGGAGCCATCGGCGTACCAGTCCGGCCGCTACAAGCACAAGCTTGAGGCGTATCGCCCATCTGCGGCCGAGTTCGAGAAGTCCGTACACAAGCACACCATTCTACGCACCTACATAgagcagaatcagcagcaggcggaggcggcagaggcgcaggcacaggcagcggcagcggcagcggcacaggcgGAGGAGCAGACAGCCAGCACCCGGAAGCCCAGTCGCGGCTGGAGCCTGCTGACGTGGCGTGGCTGA
- the LOC117898871 gene encoding cysteine-rich secretory protein LCCL domain-containing 1 isoform X1 has translation MMQHSALILSTILIVSCGAALACNGKIIASGISAEERSIILQEHNRLRQLVATGRYPGQPGAENMREIVWDEELAARAQKWADNCQFRHDPHRTINRFTMGQNLAIIWSTAPLDADDGDFPSRIQSWFNEVQKYSFGDAWSPKTGHYSQLVWGETSLVGCGYAEYKDASKYNKLYVCNYGPGGNVVGFNPYEVGKPACSTYGMKPSSKYQGLCAAPGASPAISNSVYGGNTIETYEYSSGNSNTHKHNNNQPTNNINKNQQPQQQQQQQQQQSNYNHNRFYNNPKHPSSSPPHPLSHNNPQAAAPAPAAAAAATSGGSSFGSATRGGSHAYTTEANQRRQPEPSAYQSGRYKHKLEAYRPSAAEFEKSVHKHTILRTYIEQNQQQAEAAEAQAQAAAAAAAQAEEQTASTRKPSRGWSLLTWRG, from the exons atgatGCAGCACAGTGCTTTGATTCTGTCCACCATCCTGATCGTCTCCTGTGGAGCGGCACTCGCCTGCAATGGAAAGATAATTG CATCGGGCATCAGCGCGGAAGAGCGATCCATCATCTTGCAGGAACACAATCGCCTGAGGCAGCTGGTGGCCACCGGCCGCTACCCCGGCCAGCCAGGAGCGGAGAACATGCGCGAGATCGTCTGGGACGAGGAGCTGGCGGCACGCGCCCAAAAGTGGGCGGACAACTGCCAGTTCCGGCACGATCCGCATCGCACAATAA ATCGCTTTACCATGGGCCAGAATCTGGCTATCATTTGGAGCACAGCGCCGCTGGATGCTGACGACGGTGACTTTCCCTCGCGCATCCAGAGCTGGTTCAACGAGGTGCAAAAGTATTCCTTCGGCGATGCCTGGTCCCCCAAGACGGGCCACTACTCGCAGCTGGTCTGGGGCGAGACGAGCCTCGTGGGCTGCGGCTACGCGGAGTACAAGGATGCCAGCAAGTACAACAAGCTCTACGTGTGCAACTATGGGCCAGG CGGCAACGTGGTGGGCTTCAATCCCTATGAGGTGGGCAAGCCCGCCTGCTCCACCTACGGCATGAAGCCCTCGTCCAAGTACCAGGGTCTGTGTGCCGCTCCGGGAGCATCGCCGGCGATCAGCAACAGCGTCTACGGAGGCAACACCATTGAAACGTATGAGtacagcagtggcaacagcaacacccacaaacacaataacaATCAGCCGACTAACAACATTAACAAGAACcaacaaccgcagcagcagcagcagcagcagcagcaacaatccaACTACAATCACAATCGATTCTACAATAATCCCAAACACCCATCCTCCTCTCCACCCCATCCCCTGTCCCACAACAACCCACAGGCAGCggcgccagcaccagcagcagcagcagcagcgacgtcCGGCGGCAGCTCGTTTGGCAGCGCAACGCGCGGCGGCAGCCACGCCTACACAACTGAGGCCAATCAGCGGAGGCAGCCGGAGCCATCGGCGTACCAGTCCGGCCGCTACAAGCACAAGCTTGAGGCGTATCGCCCATCTGCGGCCGAGTTCGAGAAGTCCGTACACAAGCACACCATTCTACGCACCTACATAgagcagaatcagcagcaggcggaggcggcagaggcgcaggcacaggcagcggcagcggcagcggcacaggcgGAGGAGCAGACAGCCAGCACCCGGAAGCCCAGTCGCGGCTGGAGCCTGCTGACGTGGCGTGGCTGA